In Salvelinus namaycush isolate Seneca chromosome 36, SaNama_1.0, whole genome shotgun sequence, one DNA window encodes the following:
- the si:dkey-183c6.7 gene encoding urea transporter 1 encodes MWVEEKAKPESNRRTVGMRQHFVNGLVYCTGDMVHFSRYMEDKAFIFQLVEWSMRGVARVILANNPLSGVLILGALVWASPWQALLGTLGLLTSTLTAVIIGQDSEEVSGGLHGFNGMLVSLLMGVFSSAGDWYWWLLLPVCLGGATSTFLYSGLAPLLDKWDLPVAVFPFNMVILLYLACTGSSNPYYPHHPATPLGELESNATQLSLTQLLQGVPLGVGQIYACEDLGPSVLILGATLLYSPLLGSHALLGSGAGTLAGE; translated from the exons ATGTGGGTCGAGGAAAAGGCCAAACCGGAGTCGAACCGGAGAACGGTCGGCATGCGCCAGCATTTTGTTAATGGTCTGGTCTACTGCACTGGAGACATGGTGCACTTCAGCCGGTACATGGAGG acaaGGCCTTCATTTTCCAGCTGGTTGAGTGGAGTATGCGGGGTGTAGCCAGGGTCATCCTGGCCAACAACCCCCTGAGTGGTGTTCTGATCCTGGGAGCTCTGGTCTGGGCCTCCCCCTGGCAGGCTCTACTGGGGACCCTGGGTCTACTGACCTCTACGCTCACTGCTGTTATCATAGGAcaggacag tgagGAGGTATCCGGAGGACTCCATGGGTTCAATGGGATGCTGGTGTCTCTGTTGATGGGGGTGTTCAGCTCTGCAGGAGACTGGTACTGGTGGCTgctactgcctgtctgtctgggggGAGCtaccag TACGTTCCTCTACAGTGGCCTGGCTCCCCTGCTAGATAAGTGGGACCTACCTGTGGCTGTGTTCCCCTTCAACATGGTGATCCTGCTCTACCTGGCCTGTACTGGTTCCTCTAACCCCTACTACCCTCACCACCCTGCCACACCACTAGGGGAGCTAGAGAGCAACGCTACCCAGCTCAGCCTCACtcag CTCCTGCAGGGGGTGCCGTTGGGTGTGGGTCAAATTTATGCCTGTGAGGACCTGGGCCCCTCTGTGTTGATCCTGGGAGCGACGCTGCTCTACTCACCTCTACTGGGCTCACACGCCCTGCTGGGCTCTGGGGCCGGCACACTCGCAGGTGAGTAG